One window from the genome of Musa acuminata AAA Group cultivar baxijiao chromosome BXJ1-4, Cavendish_Baxijiao_AAA, whole genome shotgun sequence encodes:
- the LOC135671244 gene encoding protein BREVIS RADIX-like → MLACIACSKHDLEDGGEDTARAATTPSGKEAVKSLTSQIKDMVLKFSGSHRQCKGGSSSFRSKSVRHQPHGSYNIDDAGSDIGGRYGQLHAASSNSTPAWDFMSVNEEARCRAKWAPGPGGGMVASEDVVLEDDNDPKEWMAQVEPGVHITFVSLPGGAGNDLKRIRFSREMFNKWQAQRWWGENYDRIMELYNVQRFNRQALPTPPRSDDGGERESFCSRVGSTRESPVAPPVAKERLTTRYNYRPPPPPPPPPPPPTSGKRVYSPSVPDPSEHILPHYLRSAAAAAAAAGASSTAGASGIKGETSSVEASRTTTSSRDEASVSVSNASDIEITEWVEQDEPGVYITIRELADGTRELRRVRFSRERFGEVHAKLWWEENRERIQAQYL, encoded by the exons ATGCTGGCCTGCATCGCCTGCTCCAAGCACGATCTGGAAGATGGCGGAGAGGATACCGCGCGTGCGGCGACCACCCCGAGCGGCAAAGAGGCCGTCAAAAGCCTCACCTCTCAG ATAAAGGACATGGTGTTGAAGTTTTCTGGATCGCATCGTCAGTGCAAAGGCGGAAGCTCGTCGTTCAGAAGCAAGAGCGTCCGGCATCAGCCGCACGGCTCCTACAACATCGACGACGCAGGCTCCGACATCGGGGGCCGCTACGGTCAGCTGCACGCCGCGAGCTCGAACTCGACTCCCGCATGGGACTTCATGAGCGTCAATGAGGAGGCGAGGTGCAGAGCCAAGTGGGCTCCCGGTCCCGGCGGCGGGATGGTGGCGTCGGAGGACGTGGTGCTGGAAGACGACAACGATCCCAAGGAGTGGATGGCCCAGGTGGAACCCGGGGTCCACATAACCTTTGTCTCGCTCCCTGGTGGGGCTGGCAACGATCTCAAGCGAATCCGGTTCAG CCGGGAGATGTTCAACAAGTGGCAAGCGCAGAGGTGGTGGGGAGAGAACTACGACAGGATCATGGAGCTGTACAACGTGCAGCGGTTCAACCGCCAGGCACTTCCTACTCCTCCCAGATCCGACGATGGAGGCGAG AGGGAATCGTTCTGCTCGAGGGTCGGTTCGACCAGGGAGAGCCCCGTCGCGCCTCCCGTCGCCAAAGAACGGCTCACCACTCGGTACAACTACagacctccgccgccgccgccgccgccgcctcctcctcctaccTCCGGAAAAAGGGTCTACTCTCCCTCGGTGCCGGATCCCTCCGAGCACATCCTCCCGCACTACCTTcgctctgctgctgctgccgccgccgccgccggcgccTCATCGACTGCAGGGGCTTCCGGCATCAAGGGGGAGACATCTTCGGTCGAGGCGTCGCGGACCACGACCTCGTCCAGAGACGAGGCCTCCGTCTCCGTCAGCAACGCCagcgatatcgagataaccgagtGGGTGGAGCAAGACGAGCCGGGTGTGTACATCACCATCCGCGAGCTCGCCGATGGCACCCGGGAGCTTCGTCGAGTCCGATTCAG CCGAGAGAGGTTCGGGGAGGTGCACGCCAAGCTGTGGTGGGAGGAGAACCGAGAAAGAATCCAAGCCCAGTACCTCTAG
- the LOC135671261 gene encoding protein PAM68, chloroplastic-like, translating to MDSLAFLRPTPLAPVQNPTRSLQPPPLSPSGFRHPRPFRPPAALNSPRGFGTSPQMVGKNPKRKKRLGIDDKEDDEDDEGGGGGGDDDGDGTIPEVVTNRMMRRMGVSIGIPLSLGLLFFPLFYYLKVVAKVDVPSWVPVLVSFFFFGASLLGVSYGIVSASWDPLREGSFLGWNEARRNWPVFWQSLRGGGSGGANKK from the coding sequence ATGGACTCTCTGGCCTTCCTCCGCCCCACGCCTCTCGCTCCTGTCCAAAACCCCACCCGCTCTCTCCAGCCCCCGCCGCTTTCCCCCTCTGGGTTCCGCCATCCTCGGCCGTTCCGGCCCCCGGCGGCCCTCAATAGCCCGCGAGGCTTCGGCACGTCGCCCCAAATGGTCGGCAAGAACCCGAAGAGGAAGAAGCGACTGGGGATTGACGATAAAGAAGACGATGAAGACGACgaaggcggtggcggcggcggcgacgacgacggcGACGGGACGATCCCGGAGGTGGTGACGAACAGGATGATGCGGCGGATGGGCGTCTCCATCGGAATCCCGCTGTCGCtgggcctcctcttcttccccttgTTCTACTACCTCAAGGTGGTGGCCAAGGTGGACGTGCCCTCCTGGGTCCCCGTCctcgtctccttcttcttcttcggggcGTCCCTGCTGGGTGTCAGCTATGGGATCGTCTCCGCCAGCTGGGACCCGCTTCGGGAGGGATCCTTCCTCGGCTGGAACGAGGCCCGCCGCAACTGGCCCGTCTTCTGGCAATCGCTCcggggcggcggcagcggcggagcCAACAAGAAGTAG
- the LOC103982560 gene encoding multiple organellar RNA editing factor 5, chloroplastic/mitochondrial, giving the protein MAAAGVSRSAIAILRPARYLLLGSSSSAAAAAAVAHPFVGLRVLRPSPGFLRLAWVGAASRIGAIRSMVRRAGDSSYSPLNSSRGGSGFSDRPPTEMAPLFPGCDYEHWLIVMDKPGGERATKQQMIDCYVQTLAKVVGGEEEAKKKIYNVSCERYFGFGCEIDEETSNKLEGLPGVLFVLPDSYVDAENKDYGAELFANGEIVQRPPERQRRIDAATTQRNDRDRPRYNDRTRYVRRRESQR; this is encoded by the exons ATGGCTGCCGCCGGCGTCTCCCGATCTGCGATAGCCATACTTCGTCCCGCGCGCTATCTCCTCTTGGGCTCCTCGTCCTCCGCGGCCGCCGCGGCCGCCGTAGCTCACCCATTCGTGGGGCTCCGCGTTCTCCGCCCTTCTCCGGGCTTTCTTCGGCTGGCTTGGGTTGGGGCGGCCTCCCGCATCGGTGCGATCCGGTCCATGGTCCGGCGGGCAGGCGACTCATCCTACTCGCCTCTGAACTCCTCGCGGGGTGGTTCCGGGTTCAGCGACCGCCCGCCGACAGAGAtggcgccgctgttccccggttgCGACTACGAGCACTGGCTCATCGTCATGGATAAGCCTGGGGGCGAAAGGGCCACCAAGCAGCAGATGATCGATTGCTACGTTCAAACCCTAGCGAAGGTCGTCGGCGG CGAGGAAGAAGCAAAGAAGAAAATTTACAACGTTTCTTGTGAGCGTTACTTTGGATTTGGGTGTGAAATCGATGAGGAGACATCCAACAAGCTCGAAG GTCTTCCTGGTGTTCTGTTTGTACTTCCGGATTCCTATGTTGATGCTGAGAACAAGGACTACGGAG CTGAGTTATTTGCGAATGGAGAAATAGTTCAAAGACCTCCAGAGAGGCAGAGGAGGATCGATGCAGCGACCACCCAAAGAAACGATAGAGATAGACCCAGATATAACGACAGGACTCGTTATGTCAGGCGAAGGGAGAGCCAACGATGA